A window from Ignavibacteriota bacterium encodes these proteins:
- a CDS encoding FMN-binding protein: protein MKKSFLMNFIIILFFVAGNLLAQYTPGTYKGSAIGRADNEHDGLVEVEVTVSESKIENIKVLTYHQSVDHKKYGALVTEAQTKIPAQIVEKQSIETDAITDATMATNAINLAVAKALAQATGSKYVPGTYKGSAFGRSDKEHDGMIEVEVTVSDSKIEKIDVLKYNQSVDHKKYGAPVTEVKNKVPTQVVEKQNLDVDVVTDATFATVALDLAVAKALEKARKK from the coding sequence ATGAAAAAATCTTTTTTAATGAATTTTATTATAATATTATTTTTTGTTGCCGGTAATTTACTTGCACAATATACTCCTGGAACCTATAAAGGATCGGCAATTGGCAGAGCAGATAATGAACATGATGGACTAGTTGAAGTAGAAGTTACAGTTTCTGAATCTAAAATTGAAAATATAAAAGTTTTAACATATCATCAAAGTGTTGATCATAAAAAATATGGTGCATTAGTTACTGAAGCTCAAACAAAAATTCCTGCACAAATTGTTGAAAAACAATCTATTGAAACTGATGCTATTACTGATGCTACAATGGCAACAAATGCAATTAATTTAGCTGTTGCAAAAGCTTTAGCTCAAGCTACCGGATCAAAATATGTTCCGGGAACTTATAAAGGATCTGCATTTGGAAGAAGTGATAAAGAACATGATGGTATGATAGAAGTTGAAGTTACAGTTTCCGATTCCAAAATTGAAAAAATCGATGTTCTTAAATACAACCAGAGTGTTGATCATAAAAAATACGGTGCTCCTGTAACTGAAGTGAAAAATAAAGTTCCAACTCAAGTTGTAGAAAAACAAAATTTAGATGTAGATGTTGTTACAGATGCAACATTTGCAACTGTTGCTCTTGATTTAGCTGTTGCAAAAGCTTTAGAAAAAGCCCGCAAAAAATAA
- a CDS encoding cytochrome C, with the protein MKLKYVYTIVGLASILYFGFTSFSSSDEVKTRNQSIIKFSHSVHDGNAECADCHVNVAESINLGESLLPAKAECAACHDVEDEENCAMCHYDGVFETLEPKTSELMFNHKFHLADQSMKCEDCHTGIMEVNYSFESAGANPSMEKCFTCHNDISIASNNCEQCHISTVNLIPENHQQVGFFKNHKFNTNNCEMCHSQETFCEDCHVATIGIDETNLNNDFYTPYSPHKYVNGTKQQVITRVHDLNFRFTHGIDAKGKTDNCQTCHQTETFCAECHDSENGDFAMNGIIPLSHTKPNFVTGLTPGSEHAILAKRDIERCASCHDTQGADANCVVCHSDPDGVKGTNPKTHATGFMKDNEGDWHSDGASICFDCHSNSNTAGVGFCGYCHGANAD; encoded by the coding sequence ATGAAACTAAAATACGTTTATACAATTGTGGGATTGGCTTCAATCCTTTACTTTGGTTTTACAAGTTTTTCTTCATCTGATGAAGTTAAAACTAGAAATCAATCAATAATAAAATTTTCTCACAGTGTTCATGATGGAAATGCAGAGTGTGCTGATTGTCATGTTAATGTAGCAGAAAGCATAAATTTGGGCGAAAGCTTGCTTCCCGCAAAAGCTGAATGTGCTGCTTGTCATGATGTCGAAGACGAAGAAAATTGTGCAATGTGTCATTATGATGGAGTTTTTGAAACATTGGAACCAAAAACTTCAGAATTAATGTTCAATCACAAATTTCACTTAGCAGATCAATCAATGAAATGCGAAGATTGCCACACCGGAATAATGGAAGTAAATTATAGTTTTGAAAGTGCTGGAGCAAATCCTTCAATGGAAAAATGTTTTACTTGTCATAATGATATTTCGATTGCATCAAACAATTGTGAACAATGCCATATTTCAACCGTTAACTTAATTCCGGAAAATCATCAGCAAGTTGGCTTTTTCAAAAATCATAAATTCAATACTAATAATTGCGAAATGTGCCATAGCCAAGAAACATTTTGTGAAGATTGTCATGTTGCAACGATTGGAATTGATGAAACAAATTTAAACAATGATTTTTATACACCTTATTCTCCTCATAAATATGTCAATGGAACAAAGCAGCAAGTTATTACTCGTGTCCACGATTTGAATTTCAGATTTACACACGGAATTGATGCAAAAGGAAAAACCGATAACTGCCAAACTTGTCACCAAACAGAAACATTTTGTGCAGAGTGTCATGATTCCGAAAATGGAGATTTTGCAATGAACGGAATTATTCCTTTATCCCATACAAAACCAAATTTTGTTACTGGTTTAACTCCCGGTTCTGAACATGCAATTCTTGCGAAAAGAGATATTGAAAGATGTGCTTCTTGCCATGATACGCAAGGCGCAGATGCAAATTGTGTAGTTTGTCATTCGGATCCGGATGGTGTAAAAGGAACGAATCCCAAAACACATGCTACTGGATTTATGAAGGATAATGAAGGAGATTGGCATTCAGACGGTGCATCAATTTGTTTTGATTGTCATTCTAATTCAAATACAGCTGGTGTTGGATTCTGTGGTTATTGCCATGGAGCAAATGCAGATTAA
- the ccsA gene encoding cytochrome c biogenesis protein CcsA, with product MIDTIHSLNIILPILYSLTLGIYLYDFIKDDSKVHNAKRIFLFITLLLHLLYLILRTIEFNHPPITNKFEIFTVLAFCLGFSYFLLELLTDIRGTGSFIILFSLIFQLISSFFIQDLIEVKEVLRNRLLGIHVVSALGGYAGFTIAAVHGLLFFLLYKEIKFNRYGLIFKRLPSLEILEKLNFYSVLIGFILLTISILIGFIWLPIAFPKISYVDPKLISVSIVWLVFGIGILTKLIAKWYGKKVILFSLIGFVIAILSLLVSNVFAQTFHSFY from the coding sequence ATGATAGATACAATCCATTCATTAAATATAATTCTCCCAATTTTATATTCACTAACATTGGGAATTTATCTTTATGATTTTATAAAAGACGATAGCAAAGTTCACAATGCTAAAAGAATATTTTTATTCATTACACTTTTACTTCATTTACTTTATTTAATTTTAAGAACAATTGAATTTAATCATCCGCCAATTACAAATAAGTTTGAGATTTTTACGGTACTGGCATTTTGTTTAGGGTTTTCATATTTCTTGTTAGAATTACTTACGGATATTAGAGGAACGGGATCTTTTATAATTTTATTTTCTCTAATTTTTCAACTAATTTCTTCTTTTTTTATTCAAGACTTAATTGAAGTAAAAGAAGTATTGCGCAACAGATTACTTGGAATTCATGTTGTTAGCGCTTTGGGCGGATATGCAGGTTTTACAATTGCAGCTGTTCATGGATTATTATTTTTTCTGCTTTATAAAGAAATTAAATTCAATAGATATGGTTTGATTTTTAAAAGACTTCCAAGTTTGGAAATTCTTGAAAAATTAAATTTCTATTCTGTTCTTATAGGATTTATTCTTCTTACAATATCAATCTTAATAGGATTTATTTGGCTGCCAATTGCATTCCCCAAAATTAGTTATGTTGATCCAAAATTAATTTCAGTAAGTATTGTTTGGCTTGTGTTCGGAATTGGAATTCTCACAAAATTAATTGCAAAATGGTATGGTAAAAAAGTTATTTTATTTTCATTAATTGGTTTTGTGATTGCAATACTTTCACTTTTGGTTTCGAACGTTTTTGCCCAAACTTTTCATTCGTTTTATTAA
- a CDS encoding glutamyl-tRNA reductase: protein MNLIGISINHRTSSIEQREAVHLSLEEQQQFISLLKNKLLKEGFVLSTCNRTEIFGIPINHQIHPNLLFAELINFKNVDNLEFGNVESYDSENALRHIAHVASGIDSLIIGDSQILSQCKESFRLSVDENFSNTTTRKIFDVAVRIGKRAIKETLISQGAVTVSYAAIQVIEKIFANLDKKEALIIGAGETSELAAIHLNSRNIGKITITNRTEEKAGKLAKKVSGSTILFEEFKNHLHKFDIIISATSSKDFIVSYSDIKSVISKRKGTPIFIMDIAIPRDIDPKVKNIDNVFYNDIDSLNIIVDQNLQKRKHEIPKVQNIINEEIDGFYNWYNTLGIVPTIKSLRSFFESIEFDELNKIKNKVSDEDFVKLEEMTKRLVGRILHNPTKKLRELAENNDDLDKTNIHTSTLKYLFDLDNISENGNKE, encoded by the coding sequence ATGAATTTGATTGGAATTTCAATAAATCATAGAACTTCTTCTATTGAACAAAGAGAAGCCGTTCATTTAAGTTTAGAAGAACAACAACAATTTATTTCGTTACTAAAAAATAAATTGTTAAAAGAAGGATTTGTTTTATCCACATGTAACAGAACGGAAATTTTTGGAATTCCGATAAATCATCAAATTCATCCAAACTTACTTTTCGCAGAATTAATAAATTTTAAAAATGTTGATAATTTAGAATTCGGAAATGTAGAAAGTTATGATTCCGAAAATGCACTTCGACATATTGCTCATGTAGCTTCGGGAATTGATTCTTTAATTATCGGCGATAGTCAAATTTTAAGTCAATGCAAAGAAAGTTTCCGGCTTTCCGTTGATGAAAATTTTTCCAATACAACAACTCGTAAAATTTTTGATGTTGCCGTAAGAATTGGAAAACGCGCAATAAAAGAAACTTTAATTTCGCAAGGAGCTGTAACTGTAAGTTATGCGGCAATTCAAGTAATAGAAAAAATATTTGCAAATCTTGATAAGAAAGAAGCATTAATAATTGGCGCCGGTGAAACAAGCGAATTAGCTGCAATTCATTTAAATAGTAGAAACATTGGAAAAATTACAATTACAAACAGAACAGAAGAAAAAGCCGGAAAGTTAGCAAAAAAAGTTTCCGGTTCAACTATTTTATTTGAAGAATTTAAAAATCATCTTCATAAATTTGATATAATTATTAGCGCAACAAGTTCAAAAGATTTTATTGTTTCATATAGTGATATTAAATCTGTAATTTCAAAACGTAAAGGAACGCCAATATTTATAATGGATATTGCAATTCCCCGAGATATAGATCCAAAAGTAAAAAATATTGATAACGTTTTTTACAATGATATCGATTCGTTGAATATTATTGTTGATCAAAATTTACAAAAACGCAAACATGAAATTCCGAAAGTTCAAAATATAATTAATGAAGAAATTGATGGATTCTACAACTGGTATAACACTTTGGGAATTGTACCAACAATAAAATCATTACGTTCGTTTTTTGAATCGATTGAATTTGATGAGTTGAACAAAATTAAAAATAAAGTTTCAGATGAAGATTTTGTTAAATTGGAAGAAATGACAAAAAGATTGGTCGGAAGAATTTTGCACAATCCGACAAAAAAATTACGGGAACTTGCAGAAAACAATGATGATCTTGACAAAACAAATATTCATACAAGTACTTTAAAATATTTATTTGATTTGGATAATATTTCAGAAAATGGAAATAAGGAATAA
- the hemC gene encoding hydroxymethylbilane synthase, producing the protein MKKDKLILGSRGSELALWQANFVKKELEKKNENLEVEIKIINTKGDKILDVALSKIGDKGLFTKELEIKLLNNEIDIAVHSLKDLQTDIPKGLKLACVTKRHDVEDVLISKKKKETIFSLKENATVATGSLRRRSQLKHLRPDINIVELRGNVPTRINKLLESNWDAIILARAGVERLKLQKHISSIIPIDQILPAVGQGALGIEINEKNKFAEKIVKSIHDENTYCAVIAERSLLKKLEGGCQVPIGAYAEVKSNGLYLEGLVASLDGSISFRAKVKGKKSEAEKLGKILANELLKSGANKILKEINKIR; encoded by the coding sequence TTGAAAAAAGATAAATTAATTCTTGGCTCACGCGGAAGCGAATTAGCTTTATGGCAAGCTAATTTTGTTAAGAAAGAATTGGAGAAAAAAAATGAGAATCTTGAAGTTGAAATAAAAATAATTAACACAAAAGGCGATAAAATTCTTGACGTTGCACTTTCCAAAATTGGCGATAAAGGTTTATTCACAAAAGAATTAGAAATAAAATTATTAAATAATGAAATTGATATTGCAGTTCACAGTTTAAAGGATTTGCAAACTGATATTCCAAAAGGATTAAAACTCGCATGTGTTACAAAACGTCACGATGTTGAAGATGTTTTAATTTCGAAAAAGAAAAAAGAAACAATTTTTTCACTTAAAGAAAATGCAACTGTCGCAACGGGTTCTTTGAGAAGAAGAAGTCAATTAAAACATTTAAGACCGGATATTAATATTGTAGAATTGCGTGGAAATGTTCCGACAAGAATTAATAAATTGTTAGAAAGCAATTGGGATGCAATAATTTTAGCACGTGCCGGTGTTGAAAGATTAAAATTACAGAAACATATTTCTTCAATAATTCCGATTGACCAAATTTTACCGGCTGTTGGACAAGGCGCACTCGGAATTGAAATTAATGAAAAAAATAAATTTGCTGAAAAAATTGTTAAATCAATTCATGATGAAAATACATATTGCGCAGTAATTGCTGAACGTAGTCTGTTGAAAAAATTAGAAGGCGGATGCCAAGTCCCAATTGGCGCTTATGCAGAAGTAAAAAGCAACGGATTATATTTGGAAGGTTTGGTTGCATCTTTGGACGGATCGATATCATTTAGAGCAAAAGTAAAAGGGAAAAAATCTGAAGCGGAAAAGTTGGGAAAAATTTTAGCTAACGAATTACTTAAATCTGGCGCAAATAAAATTTTGAAAGAAATTAACAAAATTAGATAA